A window from Desulfurobacterium indicum encodes these proteins:
- a CDS encoding peptidase U32 family protein: MELLLPAGSLNHTFAAFDYGADACYLGIGSLNARAGAINFSLEDYRKALTFARKRETKLYLTFNTLLKEKEIDQVFKIIDDIYDFLPDGIIVQDIGLASLIKREFPKVSLIASTQMGFHNVSGIKFAEDFGFKRVILSRELTLKEIESIRKASSIQLEVFIHGAICFSFSGYCFASSFLGGNSGNRGKCSQVCRMLFKGDVNGFAFNLKDLAGFDFVKKLYEIGIDSLKIEGRLKDELYVAVNAFVYRQFIDIAKGKIFLDKKERERLKKLSAIVFSRKRWNGYFVTDHPDDSIDPNFPGNYGLFIGKVKSAKKGQMILDRLSFPLSRHDGILIFENKEPVPAKVLNVKGNTVFISLHKRFRKGSKVYLVHSVRVQNRFPVKVYNLKPFKPQIFLSIRLREGSIDVKAENRVREVAKSYFFSMRTEPAQKAPICADDIIKEFKKSGDFSFEAVINSVKIEEEFFVRRSELSKIRKELFRLIEKDLFPKKHYRTFEKSFKNEKRLSAIFVVDKNNLPAFLKFSKRLKKDFVLFVKTFNINLLKELIEKGMSLGLVMPLILKTYEEESFRQFVHQAFKIGIKNILVPHYYGIEMLKELNGLNLFADYTIYTLNRESAVFLKNHFSYLTISVEDDRQNIESLSDFCDIITIYQDTPLFQSQTCIKKVFFFCPNKNMEIFEKCLSDYRIEKVAGKIKDRFKVEFENCRTILLWDRAFNLNRLRKDLPPFIPRFDFVYKTYTEEEMEKIFSGINRTGHIANTLRGLA, from the coding sequence ATGGAACTGCTTCTTCCAGCTGGTAGCTTAAATCACACTTTTGCTGCTTTTGATTACGGTGCCGATGCTTGTTACCTTGGAATAGGAAGTTTAAACGCCAGAGCCGGAGCTATAAATTTTTCATTGGAAGATTATAGAAAAGCTCTTACGTTTGCCAGGAAGAGAGAAACAAAACTCTATCTTACTTTTAACACGTTGCTGAAAGAAAAAGAAATAGATCAAGTTTTTAAGATTATTGACGATATATATGATTTTTTACCGGACGGAATTATTGTTCAGGATATAGGTCTTGCCTCTTTAATAAAAAGGGAATTTCCCAAGGTTTCTCTAATAGCAAGCACACAGATGGGTTTTCACAATGTAAGCGGCATTAAGTTTGCAGAGGATTTTGGCTTTAAAAGGGTTATCCTTTCAAGGGAATTAACTTTAAAAGAGATAGAAAGTATAAGGAAGGCATCCTCAATTCAGCTGGAAGTTTTCATACATGGCGCTATCTGTTTTTCCTTCTCCGGATACTGTTTTGCTTCTTCTTTCCTCGGAGGAAATTCTGGAAACAGAGGCAAATGTTCTCAGGTATGCAGGATGCTTTTTAAAGGTGATGTGAATGGATTTGCTTTTAATCTTAAAGATCTTGCAGGTTTTGATTTTGTTAAGAAACTTTACGAGATAGGAATTGATAGTTTAAAGATAGAAGGTAGATTAAAAGATGAGCTTTACGTAGCTGTTAACGCTTTTGTTTACAGACAATTTATAGATATCGCGAAAGGAAAGATTTTTCTTGATAAAAAGGAACGTGAAAGATTAAAAAAACTATCTGCTATTGTCTTTTCACGAAAAAGGTGGAATGGTTATTTTGTTACCGATCATCCTGATGATTCGATAGATCCCAATTTTCCCGGGAATTACGGACTGTTTATAGGAAAGGTTAAAAGTGCTAAAAAAGGACAGATGATTCTTGATAGGCTTTCGTTTCCTTTAAGCAGGCATGATGGTATCCTGATTTTTGAAAATAAGGAGCCTGTGCCTGCAAAAGTTTTAAATGTAAAGGGAAATACTGTTTTTATTTCTTTGCATAAACGTTTTCGAAAAGGGAGTAAAGTTTATCTTGTTCATTCCGTAAGAGTTCAAAACAGGTTTCCCGTAAAAGTTTATAATCTGAAGCCTTTTAAACCTCAAATCTTTCTTTCCATCAGGTTAAGAGAAGGGTCAATAGATGTAAAAGCAGAAAATCGTGTTAGAGAGGTCGCAAAATCTTACTTTTTTTCTATGAGAACCGAACCTGCTCAGAAGGCACCTATTTGTGCCGATGACATTATTAAAGAATTTAAAAAAAGCGGGGATTTTTCCTTTGAAGCAGTAATAAACAGCGTAAAAATTGAGGAAGAATTCTTCGTAAGGCGAAGCGAGCTTTCAAAGATAAGAAAGGAGCTGTTTAGACTAATTGAAAAGGATCTATTTCCGAAAAAACATTATAGAACTTTTGAGAAAAGCTTTAAAAACGAAAAAAGATTATCTGCTATTTTTGTTGTAGATAAAAATAATCTTCCGGCATTTTTAAAGTTTTCAAAACGGCTGAAAAAAGATTTTGTACTCTTCGTTAAAACTTTTAATATTAATCTTTTGAAAGAGCTTATTGAAAAGGGGATGTCCCTCGGTTTGGTTATGCCGTTGATTTTGAAAACATATGAAGAAGAGAGTTTTCGCCAGTTTGTTCATCAGGCATTTAAGATAGGTATTAAAAACATTCTGGTTCCCCACTATTACGGGATTGAAATGCTTAAAGAACTTAATGGGTTAAATCTATTTGCCGATTACACAATTTATACTCTTAACAGGGAAAGTGCCGTTTTCCTAAAAAACCATTTTTCTTATCTAACGATAAGTGTTGAAGATGATAGGCAGAATATAGAATCACTATCTGATTTTTGTGACATTATTACCATCTATCAGGATACACCGCTTTTCCAGTCTCAAACATGTATTAAGAAAGTTTTCTTTTTCTGCCCAAACAAAAATATGGAAATATTCGAAAAATGCCTTTCTGATTACAGGATAGAAAAAGTTGCTGGAAAAATAAAGGATAGGTTTAAAGTGGAATTTGAAAATTGTAGAACAATTCTTCTTTGGGATAGAGCTTTCAATTTGAACAGATTGAGAAAGGATTTACCTCCTTTTATTCCAAGGTTTGATTTTGTCTATAAAACATACACGGAAGAGGAAATGGAAAAGATATTTTCAGGGATAAATCGAACCGGACACATCGCTAACACTTTAAGGGGACTGGCTTAA
- a CDS encoding 6-pyruvoyl trahydropterin synthase family protein produces MFEISKSFTFSAAHSVFSQQLNPKWTKNTYPKCRRLPGHGHNYKLTVYLASDSLDRSQMVTDFGHLSWFKRFLDRCFDHKLILSSQDTGSVMFLEKLGILEDGKVVLPEIEKMKPSLKFYGVNKNFTFVSGEIDVESVPLDNFHYLTFDSFSCPAFSEKSIVEIDFYQRLLDGIAIFSESPTSENMARFFFKFINESIKPMGVTCSKVTIQETETSSATYME; encoded by the coding sequence ATGTTTGAAATTTCAAAGAGTTTTACGTTCTCTGCCGCTCATTCTGTATTTTCACAACAGTTGAATCCGAAATGGACAAAAAATACGTATCCCAAGTGTCGCCGTCTACCCGGACATGGTCATAACTACAAACTTACGGTATATCTTGCTTCGGACAGTCTTGACCGCTCTCAGATGGTTACTGATTTTGGTCATCTTTCATGGTTTAAACGATTTCTTGATAGGTGTTTTGATCACAAACTTATTTTAAGCTCTCAAGATACAGGTAGTGTGATGTTTCTTGAAAAGCTCGGTATTCTTGAAGATGGGAAAGTTGTTCTTCCAGAGATAGAAAAAATGAAGCCGTCTTTAAAATTTTATGGAGTGAATAAGAATTTTACATTTGTTTCAGGAGAAATAGATGTTGAATCTGTTCCTCTTGATAATTTTCATTACTTAACGTTTGACAGCTTTTCATGTCCCGCATTTTCAGAAAAAAGCATTGTGGAGATCGATTTTTATCAAAGACTTCTTGATGGTATAGCGATTTTTAGCGAATCACCAACTTCAGAAAATATGGCCAGATTTTTCTTTAAATTTATTAATGAAAGTATTAAACCTATGGGAGTTACCTGTAGTAAGGTAACTATACAGGAGACAGAAACATCGTCTGCCACGTATATGGAATAA
- the rsmD gene encoding 16S rRNA (guanine(966)-N(2))-methyltransferase RsmD: MRIIGGKYKGRRLYSMPKRKDTKLLRPTTDRVKESVFSILDEYLEGTKFLDLFAGTGNVGIEALSRGAKKVVFVESDRRFCDLIKKNLKSLGISPDRYRIICDDYVKVLKKLGNSGEKFDFIYADPPYEKGYYTKIVNLVKNLDLLDENGLLMLEEPKKNPFLPEDNRWIIERRHYGTTTLTFLNFSQSNMEENNV, encoded by the coding sequence ATGAGAATTATCGGCGGAAAGTATAAAGGAAGGCGTCTTTATTCGATGCCTAAAAGAAAGGATACAAAGCTTCTAAGGCCGACGACAGACAGAGTTAAAGAGTCGGTTTTTTCCATTCTTGATGAATATCTTGAAGGAACAAAATTTCTTGACCTTTTTGCAGGAACAGGTAATGTCGGAATAGAAGCTTTGAGCAGGGGAGCAAAAAAAGTCGTTTTTGTCGAATCTGATAGGCGTTTTTGTGATTTAATAAAAAAGAATTTAAAAAGCCTTGGTATTTCTCCTGACAGATACAGGATCATCTGTGATGATTATGTTAAAGTGCTAAAGAAACTGGGCAACAGCGGTGAAAAATTTGACTTCATATATGCCGATCCTCCCTATGAAAAGGGATATTACACAAAGATTGTTAATCTTGTTAAAAATCTCGACCTTTTAGATGAAAATGGACTGTTGATGCTTGAAGAGCCGAAGAAAAATCCGTTTTTACCTGAAGATAATCGCTGGATTATTGAAAGACGCCATTATGGAACCACTACACTGACATTTTTAAACTTTTCTCAATCGAATATGGAGGAGAATAATGTTTGA
- a CDS encoding LolA family protein produces MKKYLLYIVLVFLLSAISALAENNLLSFIESLQRVKTLKVSFVQITRLDPDLDEKDVYEGEIYYKRPSKFKWVYTKNSEMEIVSDGKEVYTCIPEEKKLFKSSLKEGIDYLPMIRILESPQEFNNYFRVVSDAKFKDKVAFELVPLKDNLTYKRVIVVFRQDKIVPISFQVLNDDGSDITYIIKSWEENVKLPETVFKLDRCTFKEAK; encoded by the coding sequence ATGAAAAAATATCTCCTATATATTGTGCTAGTTTTTCTACTTTCAGCAATATCAGCACTTGCGGAAAACAACCTGCTTTCCTTTATTGAAAGTCTCCAGAGGGTTAAAACACTCAAAGTTTCCTTTGTTCAAATAACCCGACTTGATCCTGATCTTGATGAGAAAGATGTCTATGAAGGAGAAATATATTACAAAAGGCCCTCAAAATTTAAATGGGTGTATACAAAAAATTCAGAAATGGAAATAGTCTCCGACGGAAAAGAGGTCTATACCTGTATTCCCGAGGAGAAAAAACTTTTCAAAAGTTCTTTAAAAGAGGGAATAGACTATCTACCTATGATAAGAATACTTGAATCCCCACAAGAATTTAACAACTATTTTAGAGTAGTTTCTGACGCAAAGTTTAAAGATAAAGTGGCTTTTGAACTTGTTCCTTTAAAAGATAATTTAACCTATAAAAGAGTAATAGTAGTTTTTAGACAGGACAAGATCGTTCCTATTTCTTTTCAGGTATTAAACGATGATGGAAGTGACATTACTTACATTATTAAAAGCTGGGAAGAAAATGTTAAACTTCCCGAAACCGTTTTCAAGCTTGATAGATGCACTTTCAAGGAGGCTAAATGA
- a CDS encoding FAD-binding oxidoreductase: protein MKRKDYIAKHLSSLIGSDKVKSSPDFCISYSYDATPTGGRGIPDVVVFPETPEDVSKILSFANEELIPVYPRGAGSGLTGGAAPENGGIVLTTEKMNKIIEIDEDNLGVLTESGVVTYTLQQEVGKRGLFYPPDPSSYKYSTIGGNIAENAGGPRCVKYGVTKDYVLQLEAVFPDGTITTLGARTVKSVAGYNLKDLIIGSEGTLAVITKAYLKLIPTPEDVRTAMAIFDNVEEAAQAVADMFKAKVIPTALEFLDRNSIVAVENYAKLGLPTDAGGLLIIEVDGYREIVDILIDRALEVCKKAGAKTIKKAKSEKERKEIWRARRELSPAIVQLKPKKINEDVVVQRSKIPELIKGTYKIADKYDLMVVNFGHAGDGNIHVNFMFEPHEADKVESAVRDLFRFTIELGGSVSGEHGIGFMKKEFLPLEVGKAIEKMVAVKKALDPNNILNPGKIFDI, encoded by the coding sequence ATGAAAAGGAAAGATTACATAGCAAAACATTTAAGTTCATTGATAGGAAGCGATAAAGTTAAAAGTTCTCCCGATTTCTGCATAAGCTACTCATATGATGCCACACCTACAGGTGGGAGAGGTATTCCGGATGTTGTTGTATTCCCCGAAACACCTGAAGATGTCTCCAAAATTCTTTCTTTTGCCAATGAAGAACTGATACCGGTATATCCACGGGGAGCAGGTTCAGGATTAACAGGAGGAGCCGCTCCGGAAAACGGAGGGATAGTTCTAACCACTGAAAAGATGAATAAAATTATTGAAATAGACGAAGATAATCTGGGAGTTTTAACCGAATCTGGTGTTGTAACATACACTTTACAGCAAGAGGTGGGAAAACGAGGACTTTTCTATCCACCTGATCCTTCAAGTTACAAATACTCTACTATAGGTGGAAACATTGCAGAAAACGCGGGCGGTCCCAGGTGTGTGAAATACGGAGTTACAAAAGATTATGTGCTTCAGCTTGAAGCGGTTTTTCCTGACGGCACGATAACCACGTTAGGAGCAAGGACGGTAAAAAGTGTAGCCGGTTATAATCTTAAAGATCTAATAATAGGAAGTGAAGGAACTCTCGCCGTTATTACAAAAGCCTATCTCAAGTTGATTCCCACACCTGAAGATGTAAGAACGGCAATGGCAATTTTTGACAATGTAGAAGAAGCAGCCCAGGCAGTTGCAGATATGTTCAAGGCAAAAGTAATCCCAACGGCTCTGGAATTTCTTGACAGAAATTCTATCGTTGCTGTGGAAAATTACGCCAAATTAGGATTACCAACTGATGCAGGAGGTCTATTGATAATTGAAGTTGATGGATACCGAGAAATCGTTGACATACTTATAGATAGAGCCTTAGAGGTTTGCAAAAAGGCCGGTGCAAAAACAATTAAGAAAGCCAAATCGGAAAAGGAGAGAAAAGAGATATGGAGAGCCCGTAGAGAACTATCTCCTGCTATTGTTCAACTAAAACCTAAAAAGATAAACGAAGATGTTGTCGTTCAAAGAAGCAAAATACCTGAATTGATAAAGGGAACCTACAAAATTGCCGACAAATACGACTTAATGGTTGTTAACTTTGGCCATGCTGGAGATGGAAATATACATGTCAACTTCATGTTTGAACCCCACGAAGCTGATAAAGTTGAAAGTGCTGTAAGAGATCTATTTAGATTTACTATAGAACTTGGCGGTTCTGTTTCAGGAGAACACGGGATAGGATTTATGAAAAAGGAGTTTTTGCCCCTTGAAGTAGGTAAAGCAATAGAAAAAATGGTAGCAGTTAAAAAAGCCCTTGACCCCAATAACATACTTAATCCGGGTAAAATTTTTGACATTTAG
- a CDS encoding motility protein A, giving the protein MDIATLIGLVAAFLLIAITIFIGGSAGAFINIPSLLITVGGGFSAAMAGFPMAEYIGGLKAFLKTINPGMPDPLETIDFLVDIAKRARKEGILSLESSIDDFYARDPFLGNVMRMLIDGLDISEIESNAEAAMAQIEQKLSTEAAVWETLGDLFPAFGMIGTLIGLIQMLQNLSDPSALGPGMAVAMITTLYGAILANVLCIPTTKKLKYYKDLTMTFKEAYLMTAQAIEKGSNPNILKQKLSGLFGVELKEE; this is encoded by the coding sequence ATGGACATAGCAACGCTGATAGGTCTTGTTGCAGCCTTCCTGTTAATTGCTATAACAATATTCATCGGTGGAAGTGCCGGAGCCTTCATAAACATTCCATCTCTTTTAATTACCGTTGGTGGCGGTTTTTCTGCAGCAATGGCCGGTTTTCCTATGGCTGAATATATAGGCGGACTGAAAGCTTTCCTTAAAACCATAAATCCCGGGATGCCAGATCCCCTTGAGACCATTGATTTTCTGGTAGATATAGCCAAAAGAGCAAGGAAGGAAGGTATTCTTTCACTTGAATCCAGTATTGACGATTTCTATGCTAGGGATCCTTTCCTGGGAAATGTGATGCGCATGCTGATAGACGGTCTTGATATATCCGAAATTGAAAGTAACGCAGAAGCGGCAATGGCACAAATAGAACAGAAACTCTCAACGGAAGCTGCTGTGTGGGAGACTTTAGGAGATCTTTTCCCGGCTTTCGGTATGATCGGAACGCTTATCGGTCTTATCCAGATGCTCCAGAACTTAAGTGATCCTTCTGCCCTCGGTCCCGGTATGGCTGTTGCTATGATTACAACGTTGTATGGTGCCATTCTGGCAAACGTTCTTTGCATCCCAACAACTAAAAAATTGAAATATTACAAAGACTTAACAATGACTTTTAAAGAAGCCTACCTTATGACCGCTCAAGCTATTGAGAAAGGTTCAAACCCTAACATTCTTAAGCAGAAGCTCAGTGGACTCTTCGGCGTTGAACTTAAAGAGGAGTAA
- a CDS encoding OmpA/MotB family protein, which produces MRKKKQECKSFPAWLTSFGDLMSLLLTFFILLYSMSTISLEKFNQVIKGLTSAFGGEVIFKEGGIPGGKKAGVNFPKMYPKMRTREEVEKQIAEIHKLLQKNGMKASVAKYGTEIKIRINTSKLFPPGSAEPYKSAIPIIKEMCEKLKAVELPLRIEGYTDNVPIRTKLYPSNWELSAARATAILRLFIKCGYDPKLLSAAGYGPTHPIAPNNTPQGREKNRRIEIAVELPQ; this is translated from the coding sequence TTGAGGAAAAAAAAGCAGGAGTGTAAAAGTTTCCCGGCGTGGCTTACAAGCTTTGGTGACTTAATGTCACTACTGCTTACATTCTTTATTCTTCTCTATTCCATGAGTACCATATCCCTTGAAAAATTTAATCAGGTTATAAAAGGATTAACTTCTGCTTTCGGTGGAGAGGTAATTTTCAAGGAAGGAGGCATCCCGGGCGGGAAAAAAGCAGGAGTTAACTTTCCTAAAATGTATCCTAAAATGAGAACCAGAGAAGAGGTTGAAAAACAGATAGCTGAAATCCACAAGTTACTTCAAAAAAACGGAATGAAAGCCAGCGTGGCAAAGTATGGAACCGAAATAAAAATAAGAATAAATACATCAAAACTTTTCCCACCGGGAAGTGCAGAACCTTATAAAAGTGCGATTCCGATAATAAAGGAAATGTGTGAAAAGTTAAAAGCGGTAGAGCTTCCTCTCAGGATAGAAGGCTACACAGATAACGTGCCAATTAGAACAAAACTGTATCCATCAAACTGGGAACTTTCGGCAGCAAGAGCTACTGCTATTCTCAGACTGTTTATAAAATGTGGTTACGATCCGAAACTGCTTTCTGCTGCAGGTTACGGACCGACACATCCCATAGCCCCAAACAACACACCTCAGGGTAGAGAGAAGAATAGACGGATAGAAATAGCTGTTGAACTGCCTCAATAG
- a CDS encoding OmpA/MotB family protein codes for MRKKKEECKSFPAWLTSFSDLMSLLLTFFILLYSMSSLDVSKAAKFLSYFQGERAKYFRKFSVVKPIKLYTKDLARKFGKILARLLPISGYQIVVTKQYVMLRLFNRILFKKDSIELTPQAKKTLDQIAETIKKLGGNYTIRVEGFTDINAPSKKMPGIKDAWDLSLRRATAVVRYLISKGIPPDKLTAVGYGDTRPLYVWNNPILRSRNRRVEIYIQVSKERKEIEKEIQEEYQRLKYRKEGVITNETKTGKNTGNKAISRP; via the coding sequence ATGAGAAAGAAAAAAGAGGAGTGTAAAAGTTTTCCGGCATGGCTTACAAGCTTTAGCGACCTTATGTCACTACTGCTTACATTCTTTATTCTTCTCTATTCCATGAGTAGTCTTGATGTATCAAAAGCTGCCAAGTTTTTATCATATTTCCAGGGAGAAAGAGCAAAATATTTTAGAAAATTCTCAGTAGTAAAACCGATTAAACTTTATACGAAAGACCTTGCCAGAAAGTTTGGGAAAATTCTGGCAAGACTTCTTCCCATATCAGGTTATCAAATAGTTGTAACCAAACAGTATGTTATGTTAAGGCTTTTTAACAGAATTCTCTTCAAAAAAGATTCAATCGAACTAACACCTCAGGCAAAAAAGACGCTTGACCAGATAGCAGAAACTATTAAGAAACTTGGCGGAAATTACACCATCAGAGTTGAAGGATTTACCGATATTAATGCTCCCTCAAAGAAAATGCCTGGAATAAAAGATGCGTGGGATCTCTCTTTAAGAAGAGCAACTGCCGTTGTAAGGTATTTAATATCAAAAGGTATTCCGCCAGATAAGCTAACTGCAGTAGGATACGGTGATACACGTCCTCTTTATGTATGGAATAATCCTATATTAAGATCCAGGAACAGAAGAGTAGAAATCTATATACAGGTTTCAAAAGAGAGAAAAGAGATTGAAAAAGAGATACAAGAAGAATACCAAAGGTTAAAATATAGAAAAGAAGGTGTAATAACAAATGAAACAAAAACAGGAAAAAATACCGGAAATAAAGCGATATCTCGCCCTTGA